In the genome of Vicia villosa cultivar HV-30 ecotype Madison, WI linkage group LG7, Vvil1.0, whole genome shotgun sequence, one region contains:
- the LOC131618807 gene encoding uncharacterized protein LOC131618807, with translation MSQSSPSKKSSPPSETASGSRAPNMVSDQDVVLNVVPLNTVPATDPDDVETSVDNNDETPGAKDVETSEAINVETSGTNDAEILEPEKAEEVPVAPSKETLNEGPTVHDVVNLDDLDDSIDIADDELISSISHRVKTRKGKQVCDQDFSKPQVTHQKKVTIKKIKKVLAEPSTTGSKIAVKKRKERSVSAPEDDVLSDEFIVNLSQDCGDGRTDDFHKVYVRRKCIDFSPAVINLYLGRDAEAQPELEVTDNEVCNVITGGKVKKWPIKSKLSASLLNGRYALLHKIGAANWVPTNHTSTIAVGLGKFIYAVGTKTKFDYGTYIFDQTMRHAGTSATKLPIAFPSLICGIILKQHPGILKSKDSVCKRESALSFHYKLLQRSDDMTSAGTSQPSKSVNKALLIAELKETCKELDNRKMKLEKLIQSLEQSTDDDLAGGRDGDNMDED, from the exons ATGTCTCAGAGTTCTCCCTCAAAGAAATCGTCTCCTCcctctgaaacagcatcaggATCTAGGGCACCAAATATGGTGAGTGATCAAGATGTTGTGTTGAATGTTGTGCCATTGAACACTGTTCCTGCTACCGATCCT gatgatgttgagacatctgttgaTAACAATGATGAGACCCCTGGTGccaaagatgttgagacatctgaagctatcaatgttgaaaCATCTGGTACTAACGATGCTGAGATTCTTGAACCTGAGAAAGCTGaagaggttcctgttgctccttctaaagaaactcttaatgaaggcCCTACTGTGCATGATGTGGTGAATCTGGATGATCTGGATGATTCTATTGACATTGCTGATGATGAGCTCATCTCTAGCATCTCTCATAGAGTCAAGACTCGTAAGGGCAAACAGGTTTGTGATCAAGATTTCTCCAAACCTCAAGTTACTCATCAAAAGAAGGTCACTATAAAGAAGATCAAGAAGGTCCTTGCTGAACCTTCAACCACTGGGAGCAAGATTgctgtgaagaagaggaaggaaagaagtgTTTCTGCCCCTGAAGACGATGTcttaagtgat GAATTTATTGTGAATTTGTCTCAAGATTGTGGTGATGGAAGAACTGATGATTTTCATAAGGTGTATGTTAGAAGAAAGTGTATAGATTTTTCCCCTGCTGTTATCAACCTATATCTAGGTAGAGATGCtgaggctcaacctgagcttgaagtaactgaCAATGAAGTTTGCAATGTTATCACTGGTGGTAAGGTCAAGAAATGGCCCATAAAGAGTAAATTGTCTGCTAGTCTTTTGAATGGCAGGTATGCCTTGCTGCACAAAATTGGTGCTGCAAACTGGGTGCCTACCAATCACACttctaccattgctgttggccTAGGTAAATTCATTTATGCTGTGGGAACCAAGACAAAATTTGACTATGGGACCTACATATTTGATCAAACTATGAGGCATGCTGGTACCTCTGCTACCAAGCTCCCCATTGCATTCCCATCCCTGATATGTGGGATAATCCTCAAGCAACACCCTGGAATTCTGAAAAGTAAAGATTCTGTATGTAAGAGGGAGAGTGCTTTGtcttttcactacaagctgctcCAAAGGTCTGATGACATGACATCTGCAGGGACATCACAACCCAGCAAGTCTGTGAACAAAGCCCTTCTTATTGCTGAGCTGAAAGAGACTTGTAAGGAGTTGGACAAcaggaagatgaagcttgaaaaGCTCATCcaaagtcttgagcagtctaCAGATGATGATCTTGCTGGTGGAAGGGATGGTGACAATATGGATGAAGACTGA